One segment of Pandoraea pnomenusa DNA contains the following:
- a CDS encoding DUF523 domain-containing protein: MSTLARILVSSCLLGHPVRYHGRSASCESEAAAFLERWHAEGRIVPVCPEVAGGLPTPRPPAEIEGAAGGDAVWLQRARVIDDTGADVSAAFLDGARQALALALCHGVRIAVLKEDSPSCGSTSIYDGSFTGGKVREAGVTAAWLRRHGVEVFSEYTLAEADARLRAIDERR; this comes from the coding sequence ATGTCTACGCTTGCCCGCATTCTTGTCAGCAGCTGCCTGCTCGGCCATCCGGTTCGCTATCACGGACGCAGCGCGTCTTGCGAATCCGAAGCCGCCGCCTTTCTCGAGCGCTGGCATGCCGAAGGTCGCATCGTCCCGGTCTGTCCGGAAGTCGCGGGCGGCCTGCCCACGCCGCGGCCGCCCGCCGAAATCGAAGGCGCCGCCGGTGGCGACGCCGTCTGGCTCCAGCGCGCACGCGTGATCGACGATACCGGCGCCGACGTGAGCGCTGCCTTTCTCGACGGCGCACGGCAGGCACTCGCATTGGCGCTGTGTCATGGCGTACGCATTGCCGTCCTCAAGGAGGACAGCCCGTCGTGCGGCAGCACGTCGATCTACGACGGCAGCTTCACGGGCGGGAAGGTGCGGGAAGCGGGCGTGACGGCGGCCTGGTTACGACGCCACGGTGTCGAGGTGTTCAGCGAATACACGCTCGCCGAGGCGGATGCGAGACTGCGCGCCATCGACGAGCGCCGATAG
- the glyA gene encoding serine hydroxymethyltransferase, translating into MFDKSKSTVAAVDPDVWAAIQKENQRQEDHIELIASENYTSPAVMEAQGSQLTNKYAEGYPGKRYYGGCEYVDVVEQLAIDRVKALFGAEAANVQPNSGSQANQGVYFAMLKPGDTIMGMSLAHGGHLTHGSPVNMSGKWFNVVSYGLNENEDIDYDAAEKLAQQHKPKMIVAGASAFALKIDFERMARIAKSVGAYFMVDMAHYAGLIAAGVYPNPVPHADFVTTTTHKSLRGPRGGVILMKAEFEKAINSAIFPGIQGGPLMHVIAGKAVAFKEAATPEFKAYQEQVVKNARVLAETLVKRGLRIVSGKTESHVMLVDLRAKNITGKAAEAALGEAHITVNKNAIPNDPEKPFVTSGVRLGSPAMTTRGFKEAEAELVGNLIADVLDNPENAETLATVRAKVAELTKRFPVYG; encoded by the coding sequence ATGTTCGACAAATCGAAATCCACCGTTGCCGCCGTCGATCCCGACGTGTGGGCCGCGATTCAGAAGGAAAACCAGCGTCAGGAAGACCACATCGAGCTGATCGCGTCGGAAAACTACACCAGCCCGGCCGTGATGGAAGCGCAGGGCTCGCAACTGACCAACAAGTATGCGGAAGGTTATCCGGGCAAGCGCTATTACGGTGGTTGCGAGTATGTCGACGTGGTCGAACAACTGGCGATCGATCGGGTGAAGGCGCTGTTCGGTGCCGAGGCCGCGAACGTGCAGCCGAACTCCGGCTCGCAGGCCAACCAGGGCGTGTACTTCGCCATGCTCAAGCCGGGCGACACGATCATGGGCATGAGCCTCGCCCACGGCGGTCACCTCACGCACGGCTCGCCGGTCAACATGTCGGGCAAGTGGTTCAACGTGGTGAGCTACGGCCTGAACGAGAACGAAGACATCGATTACGACGCTGCCGAGAAACTCGCGCAGCAACACAAGCCGAAGATGATCGTGGCGGGCGCATCGGCCTTCGCCCTGAAGATCGACTTCGAGCGCATGGCGCGCATCGCCAAGTCGGTCGGCGCCTATTTCATGGTCGACATGGCGCACTATGCCGGCCTGATCGCCGCGGGCGTGTACCCGAACCCCGTGCCGCACGCCGATTTCGTGACGACCACCACGCACAAGAGCCTGCGCGGCCCACGCGGCGGTGTGATCCTGATGAAGGCCGAGTTCGAGAAGGCCATCAATTCGGCGATCTTCCCGGGAATCCAGGGTGGCCCGCTCATGCACGTGATCGCCGGCAAGGCCGTCGCGTTCAAGGAAGCCGCCACGCCGGAATTCAAGGCGTATCAGGAACAAGTCGTGAAGAACGCACGCGTGCTGGCCGAGACGCTGGTCAAGCGTGGCCTGCGCATCGTGTCGGGCAAGACCGAATCGCACGTGATGCTGGTCGACCTGCGCGCCAAGAACATCACCGGCAAGGCTGCCGAAGCCGCGCTGGGTGAAGCGCACATCACCGTCAACAAGAACGCCATTCCGAACGATCCGGAAAAGCCGTTCGTGACGAGCGGCGTGCGTCTGGGCTCGCCGGCCATGACCACGCGTGGCTTCAAGGAAGCTGAAGCCGAGCTGGTCGGCAACCTGATCGCCGACGTGCTGGACAACCCGGAAAACGCCGAAACGCTGGCCACGGTCCGCGCCAAGGTCGCCGAGTTGACCAAGCGCTTCCCGGTCTACGGCTAA
- the nrdR gene encoding transcriptional regulator NrdR, whose translation MRCPFCRHDDTQVIDSREAEDGAAIRRRRKCPSCDKRFTTYERVELAMPAVVKKDGSRAEYDRAKVRASMQLAIRKRPVSAEAMDAAIARIEYKLLAGAEREVMSQRIGELVMRELKRLDKIAYIRFASVYRSFEDIAEFRDVLEEIDSTDLKPKRKPVA comes from the coding sequence ATGCGCTGCCCGTTCTGCCGGCACGACGACACGCAGGTCATCGACTCGCGTGAAGCGGAAGACGGCGCCGCCATTCGGCGACGCCGGAAATGCCCGTCGTGCGACAAGCGATTCACCACGTACGAGCGTGTCGAACTTGCCATGCCCGCGGTCGTCAAGAAAGACGGCAGCCGGGCCGAGTACGATCGCGCGAAGGTGCGTGCGAGTATGCAACTGGCGATTCGCAAACGCCCCGTGAGTGCCGAAGCGATGGATGCCGCGATTGCGCGCATCGAATACAAGCTGCTGGCCGGCGCGGAGCGCGAAGTGATGAGCCAGCGTATCGGCGAACTGGTCATGCGCGAACTCAAGCGCCTCGACAAGATCGCCTATATCCGCTTTGCCTCCGTGTATCGCAGCTTCGAAGACATTGCGGAGTTCCGCGATGTCCTCGAGGAAATCGACAGCACCGACCTCAAGCCCAAGCGCAAGCCGGTGGCGTAG
- a CDS encoding porin: MKKKLIAASLLCGIGSFAHAQSSVQLYGRVDGGFQFMNNLQDGNGGTTSRWSAQGGDFGTSLFGLRGYEDLGQGLHAVFNLEGGFQLMNGYNNNGSGSIFDRRALVGFNSRSWGQLTLGRNLFISNGVWDFDPFQQQAFSSASLVRGRNWPQASNTVNYQSPNWYGFDIAGQYAFSNIAGQFNNGRGMGAQLTYTHDRFQLRALYDEIRDTNGRFTDVFATSREYFAGANVFLNRFTISLGYTHMSAPDAPAPDFATRADHYWAGVKWQATAVWAANAAVYHVNVPGGFGHATMFELGTTYNLSKRTFLYGTVAYVKNSANQSFSVAAIPSDSLDNPPPGKSQTGAYIGVSHSF; encoded by the coding sequence ATGAAAAAGAAGCTCATCGCAGCCAGCCTGCTGTGCGGCATCGGCTCGTTCGCGCACGCACAGTCGAGCGTGCAACTTTACGGCCGCGTCGATGGCGGCTTCCAGTTCATGAACAACCTGCAGGACGGCAACGGCGGCACGACGTCGCGCTGGAGCGCTCAGGGCGGCGACTTCGGCACCAGCCTGTTCGGGCTGCGCGGATATGAAGATCTCGGGCAGGGATTGCATGCGGTATTCAATCTGGAAGGCGGCTTCCAGTTGATGAACGGCTACAACAACAACGGTTCCGGCTCGATCTTCGATCGGCGTGCCCTGGTCGGCTTCAATTCCCGCTCGTGGGGTCAGCTCACGCTCGGCCGCAACCTGTTCATCAGCAATGGCGTCTGGGATTTCGATCCCTTCCAGCAGCAGGCCTTCTCGTCGGCATCGCTCGTGCGCGGACGCAACTGGCCGCAAGCGAGCAATACCGTCAATTACCAGAGTCCGAACTGGTACGGATTCGATATCGCCGGCCAATACGCATTCTCGAATATCGCCGGACAGTTCAACAACGGGCGTGGCATGGGCGCCCAGTTGACCTACACGCACGATCGTTTCCAGTTGCGCGCGTTGTATGACGAAATTCGCGACACCAACGGGCGATTCACGGACGTGTTCGCCACCTCGCGCGAGTATTTCGCGGGAGCGAATGTCTTCCTGAATCGCTTCACGATCTCGCTGGGCTACACACACATGTCGGCGCCTGACGCCCCCGCCCCCGATTTCGCCACGCGCGCCGATCACTACTGGGCCGGGGTGAAATGGCAGGCGACGGCCGTGTGGGCGGCCAATGCGGCGGTCTACCACGTGAACGTGCCGGGCGGTTTCGGACACGCGACAATGTTCGAGCTCGGCACCACGTACAACCTGTCCAAACGCACGTTCCTGTATGGCACCGTCGCCTACGTGAAGAACAGCGCCAACCAAAGCTTCTCGGTCGCCGCCATTCCGAGCGACTCGCTCGACAACCCGCCGCCAGGCAAGAGCCAGACCGGCGCCTACATCGGGGTGTCGCACTCGTTCTGA
- a CDS encoding LysR family transcriptional regulator, with the protein MTPAINESRLAYLYEAVQCGTVRAAADRLDIAPSAVSRQIALLEAELSLPLIERHKRGVHLTQAGRLLMEYYREQRAHQEDLLAKLQEVRGLRRGHIRLAVGEGFVSDLMGPPLQYFCRRYPDITLTLDLAGTNEVMRLVAEDDADIGLVYNPPAEPKIVSRAQLRQPVHAIVAPDSPLVARAAQAGALRLDELYDVPLALMHGAYGTRQMMEMAEQSEKRRLSPAVTTNSISVLKHFVRAGLGATFLPAFAVSQEIEAGILSALPIDHPILNRAEAHLVTRAGRRLSGAANRLLTHLASKMEAFGAPD; encoded by the coding sequence ATGACACCCGCCATCAACGAGAGCCGTCTGGCCTATTTGTACGAAGCCGTCCAGTGCGGCACGGTACGTGCCGCCGCCGACCGGCTCGACATCGCCCCGTCCGCCGTGAGTCGCCAGATCGCCCTGCTCGAGGCCGAACTGTCGCTACCGCTCATCGAACGCCACAAGCGCGGCGTGCATCTCACGCAGGCGGGCCGCCTGCTCATGGAGTACTACCGGGAGCAACGCGCCCACCAGGAGGACTTGCTTGCCAAGCTGCAGGAAGTGCGCGGACTTCGGCGCGGGCATATTCGACTGGCCGTTGGCGAGGGGTTTGTCAGCGATCTGATGGGCCCGCCGCTGCAGTATTTCTGCAGGCGCTACCCGGACATCACGCTCACCCTCGATCTGGCCGGCACCAACGAAGTGATGCGCCTGGTTGCCGAGGACGACGCGGATATCGGGCTCGTCTACAACCCGCCGGCGGAGCCCAAGATCGTTTCCCGGGCGCAGTTGCGCCAACCCGTGCACGCCATCGTCGCGCCCGATTCGCCGCTCGTCGCACGCGCGGCCCAGGCGGGCGCCTTGCGTCTGGACGAGCTCTACGACGTGCCGCTCGCACTCATGCACGGGGCCTACGGCACCCGCCAGATGATGGAAATGGCCGAGCAGTCCGAAAAGCGCCGGCTCTCGCCCGCGGTCACCACCAACTCGATTTCCGTGCTCAAGCACTTCGTTCGCGCCGGATTGGGCGCGACGTTCCTGCCCGCGTTCGCGGTGTCGCAGGAGATCGAAGCCGGCATTCTGAGTGCGCTGCCGATCGATCACCCGATCCTCAATCGCGCCGAGGCGCATCTCGTCACCCGCGCGGGCCGCCGGCTTTCCGGGGCGGCCAATCGGCTGCTCACGCATCTGGCAAGCAAGATGGAAGCCTTCGGCGCGCCGGATTGA
- a CDS encoding VOC family protein, giving the protein MILPRNTRFGIDHPLVTVHDHPRRLAHYARLGFSPSPVSYHPWGTVTSLMMFADNFIELIGVDDPAKFGTNAVGDFCFGRYLGSFLAREEGVSLVALHSKDARADQSRLAQAGLETQGIIDFRRAMRKPDGTPDEAVVSLGLFLDDTLGDASNFICHQHRPELIWVPEWQRHPNGVSAIVGITYVTPDATALRQLATRWQRLYGARHVDLYDGGAVADTGCGQLLAMSPQRAEARYAAVGLPMAQGTRTHAVAITLLAPDLARIEAMWREHGVPYGYNEHGLVVEPEFAGNVVLEFVNHPH; this is encoded by the coding sequence ATGATTCTTCCGCGAAACACGCGATTCGGCATCGATCATCCGCTGGTCACCGTTCACGACCACCCGAGACGCCTCGCGCACTACGCGCGACTTGGTTTCTCGCCGTCGCCGGTGTCGTATCACCCGTGGGGCACGGTCACCTCGCTCATGATGTTCGCGGACAACTTCATCGAACTGATCGGCGTGGACGATCCCGCGAAGTTCGGCACGAACGCGGTGGGCGACTTCTGTTTCGGACGCTATCTCGGAAGCTTTCTCGCCCGGGAGGAGGGCGTCTCGCTCGTGGCACTGCACAGCAAGGACGCCCGGGCGGATCAGTCGCGTCTCGCCCAGGCCGGGCTCGAGACGCAGGGCATCATCGACTTCCGCCGTGCCATGCGCAAGCCGGACGGCACGCCCGACGAAGCGGTCGTCTCGCTGGGCTTGTTCCTCGACGACACGCTCGGCGACGCCTCCAATTTCATTTGCCACCAGCATCGCCCCGAACTGATCTGGGTGCCCGAGTGGCAGCGCCACCCGAACGGCGTGAGCGCCATTGTCGGCATCACGTACGTGACGCCGGACGCGACGGCGCTGCGTCAGCTCGCCACGCGCTGGCAGCGCCTCTACGGCGCGCGTCATGTGGATCTGTACGACGGGGGCGCGGTGGCCGACACCGGCTGTGGCCAACTGCTCGCGATGTCGCCGCAACGCGCCGAGGCGCGCTATGCCGCGGTGGGCCTGCCGATGGCGCAGGGCACACGCACGCATGCGGTGGCGATCACGTTGCTCGCCCCCGATCTGGCGCGCATCGAGGCGATGTGGCGCGAGCACGGCGTGCCATACGGCTACAACGAGCACGGTCTGGTCGTGGAGCCCGAATTCGCGGGCAACGTCGTGCTGGAGTTCGTGAACCACCCGCATTGA